The following proteins are co-located in the Diorhabda carinulata isolate Delta chromosome 4, icDioCari1.1, whole genome shotgun sequence genome:
- the LOC130893484 gene encoding uncharacterized protein LOC130893484 — protein sequence MICDKIKKLDDLLCNYLKPNKSIKHVDVSRLTAPGENYGSVMYKLDITIENRENSKEEMLHAVAKTIPENPLLRLLFKIQTTYTNEMAFYQIIIPTILDFQKELNISKTLDCFPRCLGIRKNLEKNSDVIDENAVLLLENLAISGFTNIDRNEGFDLETSKLVLRDLAEFHGVTLALKLYKPHVFEKNVKPYCHDFEHNSELMRDLIALVANEDQECAKILSTIPNFGRRPRPMPNEPFATIVHDDLWTNNTMQKFENGKPIANKMVDFQIYSYGSPATDVFFYLWSSVPLDVLKNHIDQLIEYYHGHFVDIMKIYACDVKPFSLEAFMEEIKRISQFEFYHALFFHLIAVQAPKGGLDITKMPTPAEIVKNVSSKAKEKTWYMIKECYKREWLR from the exons ATGATTTGTGATAAAATCAAGAAATTAGATGATTTATTATGTAACtatttaaaaccaaataaaagtattaaacaTGTTGATGTAAGTCGACTCACAGCTCCTGGGGAAAACTATGGAAGCGTTATGTATAAATTGGACATTACAATAGAAAATAGAGAGAACAGTAAGGAAGAGATGTTACATGCTGTTGCTAAAACTATACCAGAGAATCCACTGTTAAGGttacttttcaaaattcaaacaacTTATACAAATGAGATGgcattttatcaaataattataccAACAATATTGGACTTTCAAAAAGAAttgaatatctcgaaaactTTGGACTGTTTCCCTAGATGTCTTGGAATAAggaaaaacttggaaaaaaatagtgATGTTATTGATGAAAATGCTGTACtacttttagaaaatttagcaATTTCTG GTTTTACCAACATCGATAGAAATGAAGGTTTCGATCTTGAAACTTCGAAATTAGTTTTAAGGGACTTGGCCGAATTCCACGGGGTCACTTTAGCGCTTAAGTTGTATAAACCACAtgtattcgaaaaaaatgtcaAGCCTTATTGTCACGATTTTGAACATAACTCAGAACTTATGCGCGACTTGATAGCTTTAGTGGCAAATGAAGATCAAGAATGTGCTAAGATATTATCTACAATTCCTAATTTTGGACGAAGACCTAGACCGATGCCTAATGAACCGTTCGCAACTATTGTTCATGATGACTTATGGACGAACAATACCatgcaaaaatttgaaaatgggAAACCAATCGCTAATAAAATggttgattttcaaatttactcGTATGGTTCACCCGCCACTGATGTTTTCTTCTATCTTTGGTCGAGTGTTCCGCTAGATGTGTTGAAAAATCATATTGATCAATTGATTGAATATTATCACGGACACTTCGTGGACATCATGAAAATCTATGCTTGTGACGTGAAACCGTTTTCGTTGGAAGCATTTATGGAAGAAATTAAACGTATTAGTCAGTTCGAGTTTTATCACGctttatttttccatttgatTGCAGTGCAAGCTCCAAAAGGTGGTCTAGATATAACCAAAATGCCGACACCGgcagaaattgtgaaaaatgtgaGTAGTAAAGCTAAAGAAAAGACCTGGTACATGATTAAAGAATGTTACAAAAGGGAATGGTTGAGATGA